The Juglans microcarpa x Juglans regia isolate MS1-56 chromosome 2D, Jm3101_v1.0, whole genome shotgun sequence DNA window ATAATTTGTTCTTTTCATAATGGGAATTATAGTGCATTAGTGGGATCTGACTAAGAGGGTAGGAATGAACACATGCAAATGGACCAATGATGATGTATCATGAAAAGTATTGACTAATCCGAGGGATTGCAGGTGGGATGACTGCTTTTCCGTTCCACCTAACAATCCTGCTTTGCTTTGTAAAAGAGGTGGTGACTAATGATATAAGCACATTTCCAAGCAAAAGCCTGCTTTAGCTGTAACTTATCTTGAATGTTTACAATTTCATCTTAAAAGTGCAAGAAAGCAGCAATCACGTATGTGATTTACACGTATGCACACACGCGGAACTGACCCAATGACTAGTCGGTGATGCTTTATTCCTACGTACaggtaataataataataattaaaaaaaaaaaaaaaaacaggtaaAGGAAGAAAAAGGCAAATGACGACACCAAGTAATTTGCCTTTATAAAGAAGCTCAAGGACTCCTTTGAACTTCcccctctcttttctctcttcttcccctTCCTTCCCTTTGAATCTCCTGGTTTCTTGCTTCTTCGGCTTCTTCTATCTCTTTGCATTTTTATTCAAATGGGTTCCACGCATCTGCTATACAAGGTAGCTCTTATAATTGCAGTGGCGAGATGGGTCTTGTGTTGGGCTCTCAGACTCAGAGACTGGTGGAGCCTCTCCTCTTCAGCCCCAGATCATGACACAGAGTTTCCTCTCCCTCCTACTTGTACTCCTACAAGCACAGCAGTGGCTTCTTCCCAGATGATAAGAGACAACCTCGTACTTACAACGTTGGGAGATCTCGCAGAAAGACTGCCGGAGAATGGGAATTGGGACACGTGTGCTGTATGCTTGAATGGGTTAAGCAAGGAGGATGAGATTAGGGAGCTCAGGAACTGTTGTCATGTATTCCATAGGGAATGCATTGACAGATGGGTGGATGGTGCTCATGACGATAATCACACCACCTGCCCTCTCTGTAGGACTCCTTTATTGACTTCTTCCCAGTTCCATAGCTTGAGCTTCGTGTCCAGGGCTCAGCCCAGCTGGGCCGTCGAGAGACTTCTCTACCTCTTTGGGGATGAtctgttattttgatttgagaaATGTAATATCGACTAGAGAGCCTCAGATCGATGATAAAATCATTGATTATTAGGGGTTTGATGTATCATTGTATATaggaagaaaggaaggaagGTGTCGTAGGCATGTAGTTGTGAGGGTGAGTGGATTGATTCTTTTGTCATTTGAGAGgacaagaaaggaaaaacaagatAGGAAacgaaaaataatgaaaagaaaaagtgggaaAATGCATGATGCTACTGTAGTCCAAATTTGCTAGTGCTTGGGGATTTGTATATACATGTTTTTTTGCAGTCTATacccattttcattttttctatttttctctctcacattCACATTGATGTTTGATGTGAACGTAATGGAagtggtttttaatttttattatttgaaaattaaatagtcTATATTCAATGTAAATAAAGGTACGTTCTTGGATTTGGATAGTTTCAAAATGAGAGCATATTTGGATTTTGTCgcgtgtttggatgttgagatgaattaagatgagttaaattttttataaatagtagtgagttgaaatagtttAGTGAATTTTATAGATtctacctaagatgagtttagatataattagaagttaatatgagtttagatatatttatgagaaattaaaaaagatatagGTCCTAAGAAGTTGTTGTAAtgattgaataattaatttatttaatcttttataaataaataacaaaaatcagACATAAATTCTCTTGTCTCAGTTGCTTTTGGCCTATTTCAAGGAACTCTAGGGAAGAAGACGAGCTTTTTGataggagggagagagagagagagagagagagagagagagagcatgcaATGCAAAACAACCATCCATTTTATCAACTTTTGTTAGTATTGGGTCCCTCCTGTAACAGTGGTAAGACTGAGCTGAGTTATGTTCAGTGGTTGGGAGTTGTCTACTTAGATGTTGGGTTAGACTTAAATTCAAACATAACTGAGATGAGCCAAGTGTCTTCCAGAttccaaacatagccttaaaGTCCCGTTTGGATTGCAAGATGGTCTCATCTTACCTCATCCTATTtgatctcaacatccaaatactacaaataaaaatatttttcaatttcaaattttcaatattttcatctaattattatctaatcattacaacattttttccaaacttacaaacaaaatacaaaaaacaattcaatcttttcaaatctcaaaataaaaataatactaaaaaattatattctaataatatttttactttataatatttttattcaaaattttctctcatttttcacaactccataaaatattttaactcaaattattttatcactattcacaaactaattcactattatttataaatttctcatcttatctcatcttaacattcaaataaaatCCAAGTTGGGAGGCTGACGGTTGCttctcaaaaaacaaaagatgcaCGGGATTAGTCccatatttaaaagaattaagaaCATAATACGACGTCATTCTTAATAAAATGGTTTATGAAGTTGTAGTCGCCATATTCATTCTGCCACGCAAATAAATCCACTCTGGACTTATGACATGAGCTGTGTTGCCTTGAAGCACGACGACCTATCTATCGATAATGGCTTTATGGGTATGACCGTTGAAGCCTCAAAGGATTGCAGTGGAAATTAGTCAAAGCAAGGACCGGTTGTGAAAGAGGAGTTTTGAtatatttgaaacaaaattcGTGTTATTACCTGGAGTACGTGGAAAGCAACAGATCAATTATTTTGGGTTTGGcttttttaaagaataacaGATCTTCATTCATcaattatgaataaaatctgTACATTATTTCTCAATAAAATCAATACAGTTTTTGATAAACTATGGATACTCTTCAGTCCAAACTACCACCTCCTCTTCACATGATAATGCTCGTTTAGCTTGTAAATGGGCAGCAGTCTTCCCCTCTCTTGGTGTGAATCTGATAAACCACTGATCTCTGCAGCTACCAAAACGTTTAATGGCTTGAATAAGCTTGTCATACCATGAACAATTTTCCTCTGAACTGTAAACATCTTTAATCACTGATTTAACATCACCTTCAAAGATCACTGTGTGTAATCCAATTTCTGAGCATGGAACCATATCTCTCCACAAagcttttatttttgctttgtgtGGAATGGATGCTGACTCTTCATTCATGCAAAGTGTTGCAATTACCTCTCCTTTCCAGTTTCTTCTAATGATACAAGCTCCCATTTTGTTTGTCTTCACATCTAAAGATGCATCCCAATTAGCTTTGAAGAAATTTTCACATGGTTTCTGCCATTTTACTCCTTTGTCTGCTCTTTCACTTGTACTGGTTTACtttctcaatatattttgaGCTAGCTGAAAATATTCTAGttcattcttttcttcaatAATTACTAATTTCGGACTCTCAAacttcttttcaaaaatgaatttattcctTCTATTCCATATTCTTCATGTAACTTTAAAAACTGTT harbors:
- the LOC121249810 gene encoding brassinosteroid-responsive RING protein 1-like, which gives rise to MGSTHLLYKVALIIAVARWVLCWALRLRDWWSLSSSAPDHDTEFPLPPTCTPTSTAVASSQMIRDNLVLTTLGDLAERLPENGNWDTCAVCLNGLSKEDEIRELRNCCHVFHRECIDRWVDGAHDDNHTTCPLCRTPLLTSSQFHSLSFVSRAQPSWAVERLLYLFGDDLLF